In one Arenibacter antarcticus genomic region, the following are encoded:
- a CDS encoding SDR family oxidoreductase, which produces MANIIITGSSRGIGFQLAKLFADEGHQVLALSRNDAPIAELKNKNIKSFSFDLSNDNDFEKLDSFLEKNWKQVDVLINNAGKLLNQAFLETSMEEFEEVYRVNVFGVAKLTQKIIPLMSRSGHVVTISSMGGVQGSMKFPGLSAYSSSKAAVITMTELWAEEFKESGPAFNVLALGAVQTEMLQEAFPGYEAGTTALEMASYIKDFSLNGNKFYNGKLLQVSNSTP; this is translated from the coding sequence ATGGCAAATATCATCATTACAGGGAGTAGTAGGGGCATCGGATTTCAATTGGCAAAGTTGTTCGCGGATGAGGGACATCAGGTATTGGCACTTTCAAGGAACGATGCACCTATAGCAGAATTAAAAAATAAGAATATCAAGAGCTTTTCATTTGACCTGTCCAATGATAATGATTTTGAGAAATTAGATTCTTTTCTAGAAAAAAACTGGAAGCAAGTAGATGTGCTCATTAACAATGCGGGAAAATTATTGAACCAAGCATTCTTGGAAACTTCTATGGAAGAATTTGAGGAGGTTTACAGGGTGAATGTCTTTGGAGTGGCAAAATTGACTCAGAAAATAATTCCCCTCATGTCCAGATCAGGACATGTGGTGACCATAAGCTCTATGGGTGGGGTTCAAGGAAGTATGAAATTCCCGGGTCTTTCCGCTTATAGTTCCAGTAAGGCGGCGGTGATTACCATGACCGAGCTTTGGGCGGAGGAATTTAAAGAAAGCGGTCCAGCATTCAACGTACTGGCTTTAGGTGCTGTGCAGACCGAAATGTTACAAGAAGCCTTTCCAGGATATGAAGCGGGCACTACGGCATTGGAAATGGCGTCCTATATCAAGGATTTTTCGTTGAATGGAAATAAGTTTTACAACGGTAAATTGCTGCAAGTTTCCAATTCTACCCCCTAA
- the pdhA gene encoding pyruvate dehydrogenase (acetyl-transferring) E1 component subunit alpha has translation MEKITKEVYLKWYEDMLFWRKFEDKLAAVYIQQKVRGFLHLYNGQEAVLAGALHAMDLTKDRMITAYRNHVQPIGMGEDPKKVMAELYGKVTGTSKGMGGSMHIFSKEFRFYGGHGIVGGQIPLGAGLAFADKYFKRDSVTICYMGDGAVRQGSLHESFNLAMLWKLPVVFVCENNGYAMGTSVARTSHSTEIWKLGLGYEMPCGPVDGMDPVTVAKEMSKAIERARSGGGPTFLEMKTYRYRGHSMSDAQHYRTKEEVEEYKKIDPITQVLEVIKENNYATEAEIKDIDKKIKTLVTECEKFADESEYPPINQLYDMVYDQEDYPFVQHKI, from the coding sequence ATGGAAAAAATAACCAAAGAGGTCTACCTTAAATGGTATGAAGACATGTTGTTCTGGAGAAAGTTTGAGGATAAACTTGCCGCCGTATACATTCAACAAAAAGTCCGTGGATTTTTACATCTATACAATGGGCAGGAAGCTGTCTTGGCAGGTGCTTTGCACGCTATGGATCTAACCAAGGATAGAATGATTACCGCTTACAGGAATCACGTTCAGCCTATAGGAATGGGAGAGGACCCCAAGAAAGTTATGGCAGAGCTCTATGGTAAGGTTACCGGTACCTCAAAAGGTATGGGTGGTTCTATGCATATTTTTTCCAAAGAGTTTCGTTTTTACGGAGGTCACGGTATTGTTGGTGGACAAATTCCTTTAGGGGCAGGTCTGGCTTTTGCCGATAAGTATTTTAAAAGAGATTCGGTCACTATATGTTATATGGGAGACGGTGCGGTAAGACAGGGTTCTTTGCACGAAAGTTTCAACTTGGCAATGCTTTGGAAGCTTCCAGTAGTCTTTGTATGTGAGAATAATGGATATGCCATGGGAACTTCTGTTGCCAGAACATCGCATTCTACGGAAATTTGGAAACTTGGACTTGGTTATGAGATGCCTTGTGGTCCTGTAGATGGAATGGATCCAGTTACAGTTGCCAAAGAAATGAGTAAGGCTATTGAGCGGGCTAGATCTGGCGGAGGTCCTACTTTTTTGGAAATGAAAACCTATCGTTATAGGGGTCATTCCATGTCCGATGCACAGCACTATAGAACCAAGGAAGAAGTAGAGGAGTACAAAAAAATTGATCCGATTACCCAAGTGTTAGAAGTGATCAAGGAAAACAATTACGCTACGGAAGCCGAAATCAAGGACATAGATAAAAAAATAAAAACATTGGTTACGGAATGTGAGAAATTCGCCGATGAGTCGGAATACCCTCCAATAAACCAATTATATGATATGGTCTACGATCAAGAGGATTATCCATTTGTACAACATAAAATATAA
- a CDS encoding pyruvate dehydrogenase complex dihydrolipoamide acetyltransferase, giving the protein MAEVINMPRLSDTMEEGTVAKWLKQVGDKIEEGDILAEIETDKATMEFESFNEGTLLYIGIKEGDTAPVESLLAIIGEEGEDISALISPVAKEEKTEEAASETAEDKDVAGDAQDAVIPEGVEVIKMPRLSDTMEEGTVASWLKKVGDEIEEGDILAEIETDKATMEFESFYSGILLYVGIQEGETAPVDAVLAVIGPKGTDVDAVLASGGSAAPKKEEASKEAVKQTATSSSEVSVTPTSNDGQRIFASPLAKKMAQEKGIDLSDVKGSGDQGRIVRKDIEEYQPKQKEVATEEKSATAKASSPAPMNLPVGEEATEDVKNSQMRKVIAKRLGESKFSAPHYYLTIEVDMDHAKASRVQINALPDIKVSFNDMVVKACAMALKKHPQVNTTWNNDTTRINHHVHIGVAVAVEDGLLVPVLKFADQMNLTQIGATVKDLAGKARNKKISPAEMEGSTFTVSNLGMFGISEFTSIINQPNSAILSVGAIEEKPVVKNGEIVVGSTMKVTLACDHRTVDGATGAQFLQTLRAYLEHPVTMLA; this is encoded by the coding sequence ATGGCAGAAGTTATAAATATGCCAAGACTTAGCGATACCATGGAAGAAGGTACCGTTGCTAAGTGGCTGAAACAAGTAGGGGATAAGATCGAAGAAGGAGATATCTTAGCGGAAATTGAAACCGATAAGGCTACCATGGAATTTGAATCCTTTAATGAGGGAACTTTATTGTACATTGGGATCAAAGAGGGGGATACTGCCCCTGTAGAATCGCTTCTTGCCATAATTGGCGAAGAAGGAGAGGATATCTCGGCATTGATTTCTCCCGTAGCTAAGGAAGAAAAGACGGAAGAAGCAGCGTCAGAAACTGCTGAAGATAAAGATGTAGCTGGTGATGCTCAAGATGCTGTTATCCCTGAAGGAGTGGAAGTTATTAAAATGCCACGTCTTAGCGATACCATGGAAGAAGGTACCGTAGCCAGTTGGTTAAAAAAGGTAGGCGATGAGATCGAAGAAGGAGATATACTTGCCGAAATAGAAACGGACAAGGCTACAATGGAGTTCGAATCCTTTTACTCGGGAATCTTATTGTACGTTGGTATCCAAGAGGGAGAAACTGCTCCTGTTGATGCTGTTCTTGCAGTGATTGGTCCAAAAGGCACCGACGTAGACGCTGTATTGGCCAGTGGTGGTTCAGCAGCTCCTAAAAAAGAGGAGGCTTCAAAGGAAGCAGTAAAACAAACTGCAACTTCATCTAGCGAGGTTTCGGTAACCCCTACATCTAATGACGGTCAGCGTATATTTGCCTCCCCCTTGGCTAAAAAAATGGCACAGGAAAAGGGAATAGATCTAAGTGATGTAAAGGGAAGTGGTGATCAAGGTAGGATTGTTAGGAAAGATATTGAGGAGTATCAGCCAAAACAAAAAGAGGTGGCAACAGAGGAGAAATCCGCTACGGCCAAAGCGAGCTCCCCAGCTCCTATGAATTTGCCAGTTGGTGAAGAGGCGACAGAAGATGTTAAGAATTCCCAAATGCGTAAGGTAATCGCCAAACGTTTGGGGGAATCAAAATTCTCAGCGCCACACTATTACCTCACTATTGAAGTGGATATGGATCATGCTAAAGCGTCTAGAGTGCAGATCAATGCCCTTCCAGATATCAAGGTGTCCTTTAATGATATGGTTGTAAAGGCTTGTGCTATGGCATTAAAAAAACACCCACAGGTAAACACCACTTGGAACAATGATACTACGCGTATTAACCATCACGTCCATATTGGGGTAGCGGTGGCTGTAGAAGACGGACTTTTAGTGCCTGTATTAAAATTCGCCGATCAAATGAACTTGACCCAGATAGGGGCAACAGTTAAAGATCTAGCGGGCAAAGCACGGAATAAAAAAATTAGTCCCGCAGAAATGGAGGGAAGTACCTTTACGGTTTCCAACCTTGGAATGTTCGGGATTTCAGAGTTTACCTCTATTATCAATCAGCCTAATTCTGCTATTTTATCGGTAGGAGCAATAGAAGAGAAACCAGTAGTGAAAAACGGTGAGATTGTTGTTGGGAGTACCATGAAAGTTACCTTGGCATGTGACCATAGAACTGTTGACGGTGCTACCGGAGCTCAATTTTTACAAACCTTAAGAGCATATTTGGAGCATCCAGTGACTATGCTTGCCTAA
- a CDS encoding cytidine deaminase, with protein MVKKNIAFELLVYTSREELERKDAELMEVAIEARKKAYSPYSNFEVGAAILLGNGEVVQGNNQENACYPAGLCAERVAIYYAAAKYPDVSIISIAISATSRNYVMDRPAAPCGNCRQSISEYEIKQQSPISIIMTGETGEVLKCHSVSDILPLAFNSTFLG; from the coding sequence ATGGTAAAAAAAAATATAGCCTTTGAACTTTTGGTTTACACTTCTAGGGAAGAGTTGGAGCGTAAAGATGCAGAATTGATGGAGGTCGCTATTGAGGCCCGAAAGAAGGCTTATTCCCCATATTCAAATTTTGAGGTGGGTGCTGCAATACTTTTGGGTAATGGTGAGGTAGTCCAAGGAAATAATCAAGAGAATGCCTGTTACCCAGCTGGATTATGTGCAGAAAGGGTGGCTATTTATTACGCAGCGGCAAAATACCCAGATGTTTCAATCATTTCAATTGCCATTAGTGCCACTTCTAGGAATTATGTAATGGACAGGCCAGCGGCCCCCTGTGGAAACTGTCGTCAATCTATTTCAGAATACGAAATAAAACAACAAAGCCCAATTTCAATTATCATGACCGGGGAAACGGGGGAGGTGCTTAAATGCCACTCGGTATCCGATATTCTCCCCCTTGCCTTTAATAGCACTTTCTTGGGATAA
- a CDS encoding M28 family peptidase: MKNSFLLAFLGLALACGGTKIDQSVSLGKDARLKSEPIKTEVRVPFSKSNEVGEIISYLASDELKGREAGTEGINMAADYIANLFKSYKIAPYFSTYRDTLVNFNPTTYNMVGYLEGTDKDLKNEFIIIGAHYDHIGVISPIAGDSIANGANDNASGTTTVLEFARYFGETRTNKRSILFVLFSAEEKGLLGAKHLAEKLKQEELNLYVMLNFEMVGVPLVDKDYLMYVTGYEKSNLAEISNGYAKEKLVGFLPTAKEFGLFMRSDNYSFHTEFGVPSQTFCTFDFTNFDHYHKVGDEVSLVDLEHMANLVNKTIPVLEGIINAEEQEIKYN, translated from the coding sequence ATGAAAAATAGCTTCTTATTAGCATTCTTGGGTTTAGCCTTGGCATGTGGAGGGACCAAAATAGATCAATCGGTTAGTTTAGGCAAAGATGCCAGGCTTAAAAGTGAACCCATAAAGACCGAGGTGCGTGTGCCCTTTTCCAAAAGTAATGAGGTAGGAGAGATCATCAGTTATTTAGCCTCTGATGAATTAAAGGGAAGGGAAGCCGGGACCGAAGGAATAAACATGGCGGCAGATTATATAGCGAATTTGTTTAAGAGCTATAAGATTGCGCCTTATTTTTCGACCTATAGGGATACCTTAGTCAATTTTAATCCGACTACTTATAATATGGTAGGGTACTTGGAGGGAACAGATAAGGACTTAAAGAATGAGTTTATTATTATCGGTGCCCACTATGATCATATTGGTGTTATTTCTCCAATTGCAGGGGACAGTATAGCAAACGGCGCTAATGACAATGCATCAGGGACTACTACAGTGTTGGAGTTTGCTAGGTATTTTGGGGAAACACGAACTAATAAAAGAAGTATCCTCTTTGTGTTGTTCTCCGCAGAGGAAAAAGGATTGTTGGGTGCAAAGCATCTGGCTGAGAAGCTAAAGCAAGAAGAGCTTAATCTATATGTGATGCTCAATTTTGAAATGGTAGGTGTGCCTTTGGTAGATAAGGATTATTTAATGTATGTTACCGGCTATGAGAAATCTAATTTGGCGGAAATCAGTAATGGTTATGCCAAGGAGAAATTAGTCGGATTCCTGCCCACAGCAAAAGAATTTGGTTTGTTTATGCGTTCTGATAATTATTCGTTCCATACCGAATTTGGAGTCCCTTCACAAACGTTTTGCACCTTCGACTTCACTAATTTTGACCATTATCATAAAGTTGGAGACGAGGTTTCCTTAGTAGATTTGGAACATATGGCAAATCTGGTAAATAAAACAATCCCCGTTTTAGAGGGAATTATAAATGCAGAGGAGCAAGAAATAAAATATAACTAA